From Corynebacterium frankenforstense DSM 45800, the proteins below share one genomic window:
- a CDS encoding HAD hydrolase-like protein, with protein sequence MSHLLLDLDGTLVDTFPGVRAGLLHALDTLGHPHPDEAFLAGIAGPPMEETLAAAGVPAEQVPAGLKAYLDYAAGGGWLEASPFPGVAELLAGWHEEGLVLATATSKGEHFARITLEHFGLLDHIDFLGAAQEDGPRRTKTAVLEHTLANLGLEGPNPPALMIGDRIHDFDGARAFGIDSVAVAWGYGTDAERAHANAVAADPADLERIVHDHTR encoded by the coding sequence CTCGACGGCACCCTGGTCGACACCTTCCCCGGGGTGCGCGCCGGTCTCCTGCACGCCCTGGACACCCTGGGCCACCCGCACCCGGACGAGGCCTTCCTCGCCGGCATCGCCGGTCCCCCGATGGAGGAGACGCTGGCCGCCGCCGGGGTGCCCGCAGAGCAGGTGCCCGCGGGCCTGAAGGCCTACCTCGACTACGCCGCCGGCGGCGGGTGGCTTGAGGCCAGCCCTTTCCCCGGCGTCGCGGAGCTGCTGGCCGGCTGGCACGAGGAGGGCCTGGTGCTGGCCACCGCGACCTCCAAGGGCGAGCATTTCGCCCGCATCACCCTGGAGCACTTCGGCCTGCTCGACCACATCGACTTCCTCGGCGCCGCCCAGGAGGACGGGCCGCGGCGCACCAAGACCGCCGTGCTCGAGCACACCCTGGCCAACCTCGGGCTCGAGGGCCCGAACCCGCCGGCGCTGATGATCGGCGACCGCATCCACGACTTCGACGGCGCGCGCGCCTTCGGCATCGACTCGGTGGCCGTGGCCTGGGGCTACGGCACCGACGCCGAGCGCGCCCACGCCAACGCCGTCGCCGCCGACCCCGCTGACCTGGAGAGGATCGTCCATGACCACACCCGATGA
- a CDS encoding low molecular weight protein-tyrosine-phosphatase — MTTPDEKPLHISFVCTGNICRSPMAEIITRDALAEAGLADRVRVDSCGIGGWHIGQHADDRARAELAAHGHDSEDFRAHQFGPADAEADLIVALAANHRAELKARGAEPSKIRLLRSFDPAADENASVDDPYYGGPEGFTVTYDEITAAVPGILDWARARLDD; from the coding sequence ATGACCACACCCGATGAGAAGCCCCTGCACATCTCCTTCGTGTGCACCGGCAACATCTGCCGCTCCCCCATGGCGGAGATCATCACCCGCGACGCCCTCGCCGAGGCCGGGCTCGCGGACCGCGTGCGCGTCGACTCCTGCGGCATCGGCGGCTGGCACATCGGCCAGCACGCCGACGACCGCGCCCGCGCCGAGCTGGCCGCCCACGGACACGACTCGGAGGACTTCCGGGCCCACCAGTTCGGCCCGGCGGACGCGGAGGCCGACCTCATCGTCGCCCTGGCCGCCAACCACCGAGCCGAGCTCAAGGCCCGCGGCGCGGAACCGTCGAAGATCCGCCTGCTGCGTTCCTTCGACCCCGCCGCGGACGAGAACGCGTCCGTCGACGACCCCTACTACGGCGGGCCCGAGGGCTTCACCGTCACCTACGACGAGATCACCGCGGCCGTGCCCGGCATCCTCGACTGGGCCCGCGCCCGCCTCGACGACTGA
- a CDS encoding SURF1 family protein: MSSTTSDRKTPRGRRRGSALSAFLKPGWFLAAVLIIAFSYFAFTFLAPWQLGKNEAIGERNERIETAFHTDPVPYDEIFDADGAVAEDDEWRRVTVTGHYVPDAETVLRMRPVEGTPSVQVLTPLQMDDGRLVLVNRGWQQARGAEVPDFSAAPDGEVTVTAVARRNEATPDRAPMEGEGHLQVYGIDTGQISQATDVELGRDFVQLSDEDQPGVLNPMPIPKLDRGSHLSYGLQWIAFGIMAPAGLGYFIWAELKERRRVDDEESEMAGAAGAGPDADGADGGDGEGRDVGKRTRRGARARFNDMLWDDDDLSEPPADTKTHEHSRSVADRYGGARHDDYAKFARRDEERF; the protein is encoded by the coding sequence GTGAGCAGCACGACGAGTGACCGAAAGACGCCGCGGGGACGCCGCCGCGGCTCCGCCCTCTCGGCCTTCCTCAAGCCCGGGTGGTTCCTCGCCGCCGTGCTCATCATCGCCTTCTCCTACTTCGCCTTCACCTTCCTGGCGCCCTGGCAGCTGGGCAAGAACGAGGCGATCGGCGAGCGCAACGAGCGCATCGAGACCGCCTTCCACACCGACCCGGTGCCCTACGACGAGATTTTCGACGCCGACGGCGCCGTCGCCGAGGACGACGAATGGCGCCGTGTGACGGTGACCGGGCACTACGTGCCCGACGCCGAGACCGTGCTGCGCATGCGCCCGGTGGAGGGCACCCCCTCCGTCCAGGTGCTCACCCCGCTGCAGATGGACGACGGCCGCCTCGTGCTGGTCAACCGCGGCTGGCAGCAGGCCCGCGGCGCCGAGGTCCCCGACTTCTCCGCCGCCCCCGACGGCGAGGTGACCGTCACCGCCGTGGCCCGGCGCAACGAGGCCACCCCGGACCGCGCGCCGATGGAGGGGGAGGGCCACCTGCAGGTCTACGGCATCGACACCGGCCAGATCTCGCAGGCCACCGACGTGGAACTGGGCCGGGACTTCGTGCAACTGTCCGACGAGGACCAGCCCGGCGTGCTCAATCCGATGCCGATCCCGAAGCTGGACCGCGGCTCGCACCTGTCCTACGGACTGCAGTGGATCGCCTTCGGCATCATGGCCCCGGCCGGCCTGGGCTACTTCATCTGGGCCGAGCTCAAGGAACGCCGCCGCGTCGACGACGAGGAGTCCGAGATGGCCGGCGCCGCAGGCGCAGGCCCGGACGCCGACGGTGCGGACGGCGGCGACGGCGAGGGGCGCGACGTCGGCAAGCGGACGCGGCGCGGGGCACGCGCGCGCTTCAACGACATGCTCTGGGACGACGACGATCTCTCGGAGCCGCCGGCCGACACGAAGACGCACGAGCACTCGCGCAGCGTGGCGGACCGCTACGGCGGGGCGCGCCACGACGACTACGCGAAGTTCGCCCGCCGCGACGAGGAACGGTTCTAG
- a CDS encoding DUF3052 domain-containing protein → MADEYARQLDITRGQVVQEVGWDEDADSSISESIESVLGENLLEDDTDEICDVVLMWFRDEDGDLVDGLVDAVRPLDESGRVWLMTPATGRPGAIETGVIAESAQLAGLVQTASERLGDWQGSCLVQRGSTRK, encoded by the coding sequence GTGGCCGACGAGTACGCCCGCCAGCTCGACATCACCCGCGGGCAGGTCGTGCAGGAGGTGGGCTGGGACGAGGACGCCGACAGCTCCATCTCAGAGTCAATCGAGAGTGTTCTGGGGGAGAACCTGCTCGAGGACGACACCGACGAGATCTGCGACGTGGTGTTGATGTGGTTCCGGGACGAGGACGGCGACCTGGTCGACGGCCTGGTCGACGCCGTGCGTCCGCTCGACGAGTCCGGCCGCGTCTGGCTGATGACCCCGGCGACCGGGCGTCCCGGCGCGATCGAGACCGGCGTGATCGCCGAGTCCGCGCAGCTGGCCGGCCTGGTCCAGACCGCCTCGGAGCGCCTCGGCGACTGGCAGGGCTCCTGCCTCGTCCAGCGCGGCTCGACCCGCAAGTAG
- the aceE gene encoding pyruvate dehydrogenase (acetyl-transferring), homodimeric type, whose amino-acid sequence MADSPLGGSRADDTNFAIIRDGVASYLSDSDPEETREWMDSLDGLLEHATPERARFLMLRLLERASAKRVPLPPMLSTDFVNTIPTTSEPEFPGDEEVEKRYRRWIRWNAAIMVHRAQRPEIGVGGHISTYAGAAPLYEVGFNHFFRGKDHPGGGDQVFFQGHASPGMYARAFLEGRLTEDDLDGFRQEVSRPQGGLPSYPHPHGMPGFWEFPTVSMGLGPLDAIYQARFNRYLHNRGLRDTSQQHVWAFLGDGEMDEPESRGAIHQAALNNLDNLTFVVNCNLQRLDGPVRGNTQIIQELESFFRGAGWSVIKVIWGREWDELLDKDKEGALVEIMNSTPDGDYQTFKANDGAYVREHFFGRDPRTLKLVEDMTDEEIWALRRGGHDYRKIYAAYKRAMETKDRPTVILAHTIKGYGLGHNFEGRNATHQMKKLTLDDLKLFRDKQDIPISDSDLEKDPTLPPYFHPGEDDEVIRYMKERRKELGGYLPERRTEYEPLEVPPLDKLKSARKGSGKQEVATTMATVRTFKDLMRDKTLKERLVPIIPDEARTFGMDSWFPTLKIYNPHGQNYVPVDHDLMLSYREATDGQILHEGISEAGSVASFIAAGTSYATEGLAMIPIYIFYSMFGFQRTGDSIWAAGDQMARGFLLGATAGRTTLTGEGLQHMDGHSQVLASTNPAVVSYDPAFAFEIAHLVHRGIDRMYGPDGGENVIYYLTIYNEPTHQPAEPEDLDVEGLHRGIYRYSDGSGIEGADGAEHEASILASGIGMQAALEAQKILAAEYSVRANIFSVTSWVELAREGARINKHALQHPAEKAPEPFATSQLKKAAGPYVAVSDFATDLQEQIRAFVPGDYTVLGTDGFGFSDTRPAARRFFNTDAPSVVVAVLAGLAREGEIDVRVAADAAEKFHLDDPTRA is encoded by the coding sequence ATGGCCGACAGCCCCCTCGGCGGCTCACGCGCCGACGACACCAACTTCGCCATCATCCGCGACGGCGTCGCCTCCTACCTCAGCGACTCCGACCCGGAGGAGACCCGCGAGTGGATGGACTCGCTCGACGGTCTGCTCGAGCACGCCACCCCCGAACGTGCGCGCTTCCTCATGCTGCGCCTGCTCGAGCGTGCCTCGGCCAAGCGCGTGCCGCTGCCGCCGATGCTGTCGACCGACTTCGTCAACACCATCCCCACCACCTCCGAGCCCGAGTTCCCCGGCGACGAGGAGGTGGAGAAGCGCTACCGCCGCTGGATCCGCTGGAACGCCGCGATCATGGTGCACCGCGCCCAGCGCCCCGAGATCGGGGTCGGCGGCCACATCTCCACCTACGCCGGCGCCGCCCCCCTCTACGAGGTCGGCTTCAACCACTTCTTCCGCGGCAAGGACCACCCCGGCGGCGGCGACCAGGTCTTCTTCCAGGGCCACGCCTCCCCGGGCATGTACGCCCGCGCCTTCCTCGAGGGCCGCCTGACCGAGGACGACCTCGACGGCTTCCGCCAGGAGGTCTCCCGGCCCCAGGGCGGACTGCCCAGCTACCCGCACCCGCACGGCATGCCGGGCTTCTGGGAATTCCCCACCGTGTCCATGGGCCTGGGCCCGCTGGACGCCATCTACCAGGCGCGCTTCAACCGCTACCTGCACAACCGCGGGCTGAGGGACACCTCGCAGCAGCACGTGTGGGCCTTCCTCGGCGACGGCGAGATGGACGAGCCCGAGTCCCGCGGCGCCATCCACCAGGCCGCGCTGAACAACCTGGACAACCTGACCTTCGTGGTCAATTGCAACCTGCAGCGCCTCGACGGCCCGGTGCGCGGCAACACGCAGATCATCCAGGAGCTGGAGAGCTTCTTCCGCGGCGCCGGCTGGTCCGTGATCAAGGTGATCTGGGGCCGCGAGTGGGACGAGCTGCTGGACAAGGACAAGGAAGGCGCCCTGGTGGAGATCATGAACTCCACCCCGGACGGCGACTACCAGACCTTCAAGGCCAACGACGGCGCCTACGTGCGCGAGCACTTCTTCGGCCGCGACCCGCGCACCCTCAAGCTGGTCGAGGACATGACCGACGAGGAGATCTGGGCGCTGCGCCGCGGCGGCCACGACTACCGCAAGATCTACGCCGCCTACAAGCGCGCGATGGAGACCAAGGACCGCCCGACGGTCATCCTCGCCCACACCATCAAGGGCTACGGGCTGGGCCACAACTTCGAGGGCCGCAACGCGACCCACCAGATGAAGAAGCTGACCCTCGACGACCTCAAGCTCTTCCGAGACAAGCAGGACATCCCGATCTCCGACTCGGACCTGGAGAAGGACCCGACCCTGCCGCCGTACTTCCACCCCGGCGAGGACGACGAGGTCATCCGCTACATGAAGGAGCGCCGCAAGGAGCTCGGCGGCTACCTGCCCGAGCGCCGCACCGAGTACGAGCCGCTCGAGGTCCCGCCGTTGGACAAGCTCAAGAGCGCGCGCAAGGGCTCCGGCAAGCAGGAGGTGGCCACCACCATGGCCACCGTGCGCACCTTCAAGGACCTGATGCGCGACAAGACGCTCAAGGAGCGCCTGGTGCCGATCATCCCGGACGAGGCGCGCACCTTCGGCATGGACTCCTGGTTCCCGACGCTGAAGATCTACAACCCGCACGGCCAGAACTACGTGCCGGTCGACCACGACCTGATGCTGTCCTACCGCGAGGCCACCGACGGCCAGATCCTGCACGAGGGCATCAGCGAGGCCGGCTCCGTGGCCAGCTTCATCGCCGCGGGCACCAGCTACGCCACCGAGGGCCTGGCGATGATCCCGATCTACATCTTCTACTCGATGTTCGGGTTCCAGCGCACCGGTGACTCGATCTGGGCGGCGGGCGACCAGATGGCGCGCGGCTTCCTGCTGGGCGCCACGGCCGGGCGCACCACGCTGACCGGCGAGGGCCTGCAGCACATGGACGGCCACTCGCAGGTCCTGGCCTCGACCAACCCGGCCGTGGTCTCCTACGACCCGGCCTTCGCCTTCGAGATCGCCCACCTGGTCCACCGCGGCATCGACCGCATGTACGGCCCGGACGGCGGCGAGAACGTCATCTACTACCTGACGATCTACAACGAGCCGACCCACCAGCCGGCCGAGCCGGAGGACCTCGACGTCGAGGGCCTGCACCGCGGCATCTACCGCTACTCGGACGGCTCCGGGATCGAGGGCGCGGACGGCGCCGAGCACGAGGCCTCCATCCTGGCCTCCGGCATCGGCATGCAGGCCGCCCTGGAGGCGCAGAAGATCCTGGCCGCCGAGTACTCGGTGCGCGCCAACATCTTCTCGGTGACCTCCTGGGTCGAGCTGGCCCGCGAGGGCGCGCGCATCAACAAGCACGCCCTGCAGCACCCGGCGGAGAAGGCCCCGGAGCCCTTCGCCACCAGCCAGCTGAAGAAGGCGGCCGGCCCGTACGTGGCGGTCTCCGACTTCGCCACGGACCTGCAGGAGCAGATCCGCGCCTTCGTGCCGGGCGACTACACGGTGCTGGGCACCGACGGCTTCGGCTTCTCCGACACCCGCCCGGCCGCGCGCCGCTTCTTCAACACGGACGCGCCCAGCGTGGTCGTCGCCGTGCTCGCCGGCCTGGCCCGCGAGGGCGAGATCGACGTGCGCGTGGCCGCCGACGCCGCCGAGAAGTTCCACCTGGACGACCCGACCCGGGCCTAG
- a CDS encoding DUF1707 SHOCT-like domain-containing protein: MEFDPQRPSDRERERMQQALTRAVGAGRLDIAEFDRVVTRIWETDDAAELGAIWARYIAPPPPPRRPVPPAALYPPAPGGGFPGPGVPSRAAYIDACLGIPTRAAAPALDPARPAARFPTPAPPPRSVRRAGAWTVPVHSRWQVRASHLLLDMSEAYFEAPSAVVELDVVGSRVEIVVPRGARAVLRARELGGASSTMDVAAPEPGRPLVTVVGTLATSSLQLVSAGRGGHG; the protein is encoded by the coding sequence ATGGAGTTCGACCCACAGCGCCCCTCCGACCGGGAGCGCGAACGGATGCAGCAGGCGCTGACCCGCGCCGTGGGCGCGGGTCGGCTGGACATCGCCGAGTTCGACCGCGTGGTCACCCGGATCTGGGAGACCGACGACGCCGCCGAGCTCGGCGCCATCTGGGCCCGCTACATCGCCCCGCCCCCGCCGCCGCGCCGCCCGGTCCCGCCCGCGGCGCTGTACCCGCCGGCCCCCGGCGGCGGCTTTCCGGGCCCGGGCGTGCCCTCGCGCGCGGCCTACATCGACGCCTGCCTGGGCATCCCCACCCGTGCCGCGGCGCCGGCGCTCGACCCCGCGCGTCCTGCGGCGCGATTTCCGACGCCCGCGCCTCCGCCCCGGTCCGTGCGACGTGCGGGTGCGTGGACGGTGCCGGTGCACTCGCGCTGGCAGGTGCGCGCCTCGCACCTGCTGCTCGACATGTCCGAGGCGTACTTCGAGGCGCCCTCGGCGGTCGTCGAGCTCGACGTCGTCGGCTCGCGCGTCGAGATCGTGGTGCCCCGCGGGGCGCGCGCGGTGCTGCGCGCCCGCGAGCTGGGCGGGGCGTCCTCGACGATGGACGTCGCCGCCCCGGAGCCGGGCCGCCCGCTGGTGACCGTGGTCGGCACCCTGGCCACCAGTTCGCTGCAGCTGGTCTCCGCCGGCCGCGGCGGGCACGGATAG
- a CDS encoding alpha/beta fold hydrolase: MQLLDKTIALTRSWALRLTPGGRRRIALEHGALHSHDRRPGLTDVTDSGFAASSDGIMVRWETTGPAADEPARATVLFLHGFTLAGDSFYLQAEHLRESHPDVRCVCPDLRGHGRTGKTDPDLCTVDGLADDALAALADADHTGAPLILVGHSLGGLAVFNLLRRAPAEVRRRVAGVVVVATSIEALSDQGVPQLLASPAADAVYNAAEASPEEAEWLREEVTKMIAPGLAVGVFRRPTDYELIEFHAAMIHETPLETFVGFFDSLQSHDELEAGPALAGVPGFVITGTGDVVTPGEQADRIQEVWPEAKRIDAFGSGHMVVLEAPAVVNKALDVLVGALPERRAPAK, from the coding sequence ATGCAACTGCTAGACAAGACGATCGCGCTGACCCGCTCCTGGGCGCTGCGCCTGACCCCCGGCGGGCGGCGCCGCATCGCCCTCGAGCACGGTGCGCTGCACTCCCACGACCGCCGCCCGGGGCTGACCGACGTCACCGACTCCGGCTTCGCCGCCTCCTCCGACGGGATCATGGTGCGCTGGGAGACCACCGGGCCCGCCGCCGACGAGCCCGCGCGCGCGACCGTGCTCTTCCTGCACGGCTTCACGCTGGCGGGCGACTCCTTCTACCTGCAGGCCGAGCACCTGCGCGAGAGCCACCCCGACGTGCGCTGCGTGTGCCCGGACCTGCGCGGTCACGGACGGACCGGCAAGACCGACCCCGACCTGTGCACCGTCGACGGGCTCGCCGACGACGCCCTGGCGGCGCTCGCCGACGCCGACCACACCGGCGCCCCGCTGATCCTGGTCGGCCACTCCCTCGGTGGGCTGGCCGTGTTCAACCTGCTGCGGCGCGCGCCCGCGGAGGTCCGCCGCCGCGTCGCCGGCGTGGTGGTCGTGGCCACCTCCATCGAGGCGCTCTCGGACCAGGGCGTGCCGCAGCTGCTGGCCTCCCCGGCCGCCGACGCCGTCTACAACGCCGCCGAGGCGAGCCCCGAGGAGGCCGAGTGGCTGCGCGAGGAGGTCACCAAGATGATCGCGCCCGGCCTGGCCGTCGGCGTCTTCCGCCGGCCGACGGACTACGAGCTCATCGAGTTCCACGCCGCGATGATCCACGAGACCCCGCTGGAGACCTTCGTCGGCTTCTTCGACTCCCTGCAGAGCCACGACGAGCTCGAGGCCGGCCCGGCGCTGGCCGGGGTGCCCGGCTTCGTGATCACCGGCACCGGGGACGTGGTCACCCCGGGCGAGCAGGCGGACCGCATCCAGGAGGTCTGGCCCGAGGCGAAGCGCATCGACGCCTTCGGCTCCGGCCACATGGTCGTCCTCGAGGCGCCGGCCGTGGTGAACAAGGCCCTCGACGTGCTCGTCGGGGCCCTGCCGGAGCGGCGGGCCCCGGCGAAGTAG
- a CDS encoding acyl carrier protein — MGDLAAQLAAKFNTEVPLDADDSGEAAEGAAATSTGDGKKSAKAQAKADPRAGADPLLAEFAALVEDVAGVEAGEVTRESRLREDLGVDSLSLIELTVRAEETFGVRLADKTVAGFGNVGEGLDHLAEHRSPAE; from the coding sequence ATGGGAGATCTGGCGGCGCAGCTGGCCGCGAAGTTCAACACGGAGGTGCCCCTCGACGCCGACGACTCCGGCGAGGCCGCCGAGGGCGCGGCCGCCACCTCGACCGGCGACGGGAAGAAGTCCGCGAAGGCGCAGGCCAAGGCCGACCCGCGCGCGGGCGCGGATCCCCTGCTCGCCGAGTTCGCCGCGCTGGTCGAGGACGTCGCCGGCGTCGAGGCCGGCGAGGTCACCCGGGAGTCCCGCCTGCGCGAGGACCTGGGCGTGGACTCGCTGAGCCTGATCGAGCTGACCGTGCGCGCGGAGGAGACCTTCGGGGTGCGCCTGGCGGACAAGACGGTCGCGGGCTTCGGCAACGTCGGCGAGGGCCTGGACCACCTGGCCGAGCACCGCTCCCCCGCCGAGTAG
- a CDS encoding Re/Si-specific NAD(P)(+) transhydrogenase subunit alpha has protein sequence MRIGIPREPDPDQPLVSATPDTVRKLVKLGFEVDVERGAGARAAYTDAAYESAGARLTGEDVWSADIVTCLDTPPAEYRSRMRPGATLIARMAPRRNAELIDQLAAADLTALAMDAVPRISRAQSMDVLSSMANIAGYRAVIEAAANFGRLFTGQVTAAGKVDPATVYVIGAGVAGLAAIGTANSMGAVVKATDLRPEVAEQVESMGAEFVAIPAAAEKSEDGYAKEMTADQAAAAAKLYAEQSAAADIVITTANIPGRTSPVLLTAADVAAMKPGSVIVDMAAANGGNCELTVPGEVTVTEGGVTIIGYTDLAGRLPGQASQLYGQNVVNLFKLITPHKDGRAILDLGDEIVRQITLTASTRGPEVTAGEEELDDAAQGAVAAYAAANGDGASGAGAPVATTLFPAPPVKVSAAPRPAPAADAAGAGDGAADEASESKPHRWWAWLGGLLGVALVLASPAEVSADYLVLMLAVVVGFYVITAVTHSLHTPLMSETNAVSGIILVGAVLQVGSANLAVSVLAFIAIVIASINIFGGFTVTHRMLAMFRQEA, from the coding sequence ATGCGCATCGGAATCCCGCGGGAGCCCGATCCCGATCAGCCGCTGGTGTCCGCCACCCCGGACACCGTGCGAAAGCTGGTGAAGCTCGGATTCGAGGTCGACGTCGAACGCGGCGCCGGCGCCCGGGCCGCCTACACCGACGCCGCCTACGAGTCGGCGGGCGCCCGCCTCACCGGCGAGGACGTCTGGTCCGCCGACATCGTCACGTGCCTGGACACCCCGCCGGCCGAGTACCGCTCCCGGATGCGTCCGGGTGCCACGCTCATCGCCCGGATGGCCCCGCGCCGCAACGCCGAGCTCATCGACCAGCTGGCCGCGGCGGACCTGACCGCCCTGGCCATGGACGCCGTGCCGCGCATCTCGCGCGCGCAGTCGATGGACGTGCTCTCCTCCATGGCGAATATCGCGGGCTACCGCGCCGTGATCGAGGCCGCCGCGAACTTCGGCCGCCTGTTCACCGGCCAGGTCACCGCGGCCGGCAAGGTCGACCCGGCCACCGTCTACGTCATCGGCGCCGGCGTGGCGGGTCTGGCCGCCATCGGCACGGCGAACTCGATGGGCGCGGTGGTGAAAGCCACCGACCTGCGCCCCGAGGTCGCCGAGCAGGTCGAGTCGATGGGCGCCGAGTTCGTCGCCATCCCCGCGGCCGCCGAGAAGTCCGAGGACGGCTACGCCAAGGAGATGACCGCCGACCAGGCGGCCGCCGCGGCGAAGCTCTACGCGGAGCAGTCGGCCGCCGCCGACATCGTGATCACCACCGCGAACATCCCGGGCCGCACCTCCCCGGTGCTGCTCACGGCCGCCGACGTCGCGGCGATGAAGCCCGGGTCCGTGATCGTGGACATGGCCGCCGCCAACGGCGGCAACTGCGAGCTGACCGTGCCCGGCGAGGTGACCGTCACCGAGGGCGGCGTCACGATCATCGGCTACACGGATCTCGCCGGCCGCCTGCCCGGCCAGGCCTCGCAGCTCTACGGCCAGAACGTGGTCAACCTGTTCAAGCTGATCACCCCGCACAAGGACGGCCGGGCCATCCTGGACCTCGGCGACGAGATCGTCCGCCAGATCACCCTGACCGCCTCCACCCGCGGCCCCGAGGTCACCGCGGGTGAGGAAGAGCTTGACGACGCCGCGCAGGGCGCCGTCGCCGCGTACGCCGCGGCCAACGGCGACGGCGCCTCCGGCGCCGGCGCCCCGGTGGCAACCACGCTGTTCCCCGCACCCCCGGTGAAGGTCTCCGCCGCCCCGAGGCCCGCCCCGGCCGCCGACGCCGCAGGTGCCGGCGACGGTGCGGCCGACGAGGCGTCGGAAAGCAAGCCGCACCGCTGGTGGGCCTGGCTCGGCGGCCTGCTGGGCGTGGCACTGGTCCTGGCCAGCCCCGCGGAGGTCTCCGCGGACTACCTGGTGCTCATGCTGGCGGTCGTCGTCGGCTTCTACGTGATCACCGCCGTGACCCACTCCCTGCACACCCCGCTGATGAGCGAGACCAACGCCGTCTCCGGCATCATCCTCGTCGGCGCGGTGCTCCAGGTCGGCTCGGCCAACCTCGCGGTCTCGGTCCTCGCGTTCATCGCGATCGTGATCGCCAGCATCAACATCTTCGGCGGCTTCACGGTGACCCACCGCATGCTCGCCATGTTCCGGCAGGAGGCCTGA
- the pntB gene encoding Re/Si-specific NAD(P)(+) transhydrogenase subunit beta, producing MTHVLYALGATTSETTTALSDWTGRITTLAYLVAAVLFILALAGLSRNETAQRGNTLGATGMTVALVATVAKALVQSHENPGEYRSAMTTLLLIAVAMLVGALIGVPMAKKVEMTGMPQLIALLHSFVGLAAVLIGFNSWLHPQDVSAEMESFHLGEVYLGIFIGAVTFTGSIIAYLKLSGKIKGAPLTLPGRNLLNLTVIVVSLVGMGLFIAGDGGSTPAVVSLAVMTVLALLLGLHLVAAIGGGDMPVVVSMLNSYSGWAAAAAGFMLANPLLIITGALVGSSGAYLSYIMCQAMNRSFAAVILGGFGTGSATAAEHDYGTHTETTVAETAQALLGAKKVVITPGYGMAVAQAQYPVAQLTDTLRKAGVDVTFAIHPVAGRLPGHMNVLLAEAKVPYPIVHEMDEVNDDFGDVDVVLVIGANDTVNPVAYEPGSPIEGMPVLKVWDAEKVIVFKRSMGSGYAGVQNPLFFNENTDMLLGDAKASVDAINSELAKLAPAR from the coding sequence ATGACCCACGTCCTCTACGCACTCGGCGCCACGACGTCCGAGACCACCACCGCGCTGTCCGACTGGACCGGGCGGATCACCACCCTGGCCTACCTGGTCGCCGCCGTGCTGTTCATCCTGGCGCTGGCGGGCCTGTCCAGGAACGAGACCGCCCAGCGCGGCAACACCCTCGGCGCGACCGGCATGACCGTCGCGCTGGTGGCCACCGTGGCCAAGGCACTGGTGCAGTCGCACGAGAACCCGGGCGAGTACCGCTCGGCGATGACCACGCTGCTGCTCATCGCGGTGGCCATGCTCGTCGGCGCGCTGATCGGCGTGCCGATGGCCAAGAAGGTCGAGATGACCGGCATGCCGCAGCTGATCGCGCTGCTGCACTCCTTCGTCGGTCTCGCGGCGGTGCTCATCGGCTTCAACTCCTGGCTGCACCCGCAGGACGTCTCCGCGGAGATGGAGTCCTTCCACCTCGGCGAGGTCTACCTGGGCATCTTCATCGGCGCGGTGACCTTCACCGGCTCGATCATCGCCTACCTGAAGCTCTCCGGGAAGATCAAGGGCGCCCCGCTGACCCTGCCCGGGCGCAACCTGCTCAACCTGACGGTCATCGTCGTCAGCCTCGTCGGCATGGGCCTGTTCATCGCCGGTGACGGCGGGTCCACCCCCGCGGTGGTCAGCCTCGCGGTGATGACCGTGCTCGCGCTGCTGCTGGGCCTGCACCTGGTCGCGGCCATCGGCGGCGGCGACATGCCCGTGGTGGTCTCGATGCTCAACTCCTACTCGGGCTGGGCCGCCGCGGCCGCCGGCTTCATGCTGGCCAACCCGCTGCTGATCATCACCGGCGCGCTGGTCGGCTCCTCGGGCGCCTACCTGTCCTACATCATGTGCCAGGCGATGAACCGCTCGTTCGCGGCCGTGATCCTGGGCGGCTTCGGCACCGGCTCGGCCACGGCAGCCGAGCACGACTACGGCACGCACACGGAGACCACCGTGGCCGAGACCGCGCAGGCGCTGCTGGGCGCGAAGAAGGTCGTCATCACCCCCGGCTACGGCATGGCCGTCGCCCAGGCGCAGTACCCGGTCGCCCAGCTGACCGACACGCTGCGCAAGGCGGGCGTGGACGTCACCTTCGCCATCCACCCGGTCGCCGGCCGCCTGCCGGGCCACATGAACGTGCTGCTGGCCGAGGCCAAGGTGCCCTACCCGATCGTCCACGAGATGGACGAGGTCAACGACGACTTCGGCGACGTCGACGTGGTGCTGGTCATCGGCGCCAACGACACGGTCAACCCGGTCGCCTACGAGCCCGGCTCCCCCATCGAGGGCATGCCCGTGCTCAAGGTCTGGGACGCGGAGAAGGTCATCGTGTTCAAGCGCTCGATGGGCTCCGGCTACGCCGGCGTGCAGAACCCGCTGTTCTTCAACGAGAACACGGACATGCTGCTCGGCGACGCGAAGGCCTCCGTCGACGCGATCAACTCCGAGCTGGCCAAGCTGGCCCCCGCCAGGTAA